In Panacibacter ginsenosidivorans, the following proteins share a genomic window:
- the metK gene encoding methionine adenosyltransferase, producing the protein MPYLFTSESVSEGHPDKVADQISDALIDNFLAFDPNSKVACETLVTTGQVVLAGEVKSKAYLDVQEIARGVIRKIGYTKSEYMFEANSCGILSAIHEQSADINQGVDRQKKEEQGAGDQGMMFGYATNETADYMPMALDIAHKLLQELAALRRENKDIKYLRPDAKSQVTLEYDDNNKPLRIDAIVVSTQHDDFDTEEKMLKKINKDIVNILIPRVQARYKKYAHLFNTKIKYHINPTGKFVIGGPHGDTGLTGRKIIVDTYGGKGAHGGGAFSGKDPSKVDRSAAYATRHIAKNLVAAGVCDEVLVQVSYAIGVAQPMGIYINTYGTSKVGLTDGEIARKVESIFDMRPYFIEQRLKLRNPIYSETAAYGHMGRKPEFVNKEFRSPEGKVVKKKVELFTWEKLDYVSKVKKEFGIK; encoded by the coding sequence ATGCCTTATTTATTTACCTCTGAGAGTGTTTCAGAAGGCCATCCGGATAAAGTGGCCGACCAGATATCTGATGCGTTGATAGATAATTTCCTTGCGTTTGATCCTAATAGTAAAGTAGCCTGCGAAACATTAGTTACCACAGGCCAGGTAGTATTGGCCGGCGAAGTAAAAAGCAAGGCCTATCTTGATGTGCAGGAAATTGCCCGTGGTGTTATCCGCAAGATCGGTTACACCAAAAGTGAATATATGTTTGAAGCCAATAGTTGTGGTATCCTATCTGCTATCCATGAGCAATCAGCTGATATTAACCAGGGTGTTGACCGTCAGAAAAAAGAAGAGCAGGGTGCCGGCGACCAGGGTATGATGTTTGGCTACGCCACCAATGAGACAGCCGATTATATGCCGATGGCGCTGGATATTGCACATAAATTGTTGCAGGAGCTTGCTGCTTTAAGGAGAGAAAATAAAGACATCAAATACCTGCGCCCAGATGCAAAAAGCCAGGTTACGCTGGAATATGATGATAATAACAAACCATTGCGTATAGATGCTATTGTTGTATCTACCCAGCATGATGATTTTGATACAGAAGAAAAGATGCTGAAGAAGATCAATAAAGACATTGTAAATATTCTTATACCGAGGGTACAGGCCAGGTATAAAAAATATGCGCACCTGTTCAATACCAAGATCAAGTATCATATCAACCCAACCGGCAAGTTTGTTATTGGCGGACCGCATGGAGATACCGGTTTAACCGGACGCAAGATCATTGTAGATACCTATGGTGGTAAGGGAGCTCATGGTGGCGGCGCTTTTAGCGGTAAAGATCCTTCCAAAGTTGACAGGAGCGCTGCCTATGCGACACGACATATTGCCAAAAATCTTGTAGCAGCGGGTGTTTGCGATGAAGTTTTGGTACAGGTTTCTTATGCTATTGGTGTGGCCCAGCCAATGGGTATTTATATCAATACCTATGGCACGTCAAAAGTTGGTCTTACAGACGGAGAGATAGCCAGGAAGGTGGAAAGTATTTTTGACATGCGACCTTACTTTATTGAGCAGCGCTTGAAACTGCGTAACCCAATCTATAGCGAAACTGCTGCTTACGGCCATATGGGACGTAAACCTGAGTTTGTAAATAAAGAATTCCGCTCCCCTGAAGGTAAAGTAGTGAAGAAGAAAGTAGAACTGTTTACCTGGGAAAAGCTTGATTATGTTTCTAAAGTGAAGAAGGAATTTGGCATCAAATAG
- a CDS encoding tetratricopeptide repeat-containing protein translates to MADDQQKRCFVVMGFGTKTDFATGRKLDLNKSYRLLIKPVVEAKGLACVRADEIVYTGSIDVQMYMELLNADVVIADISTANPNALYELGVRHALRPRTTIVISENKMPYPFDLNHIKITSYAHLGDAIDYEEVERFRKVLTETLDDVLHIDEPDSPVYTFLQLDPPSLREQIAHAVEEKKRAIEAADESYINPKTLAVITEDAEEALAKNDFITAKALFNSALLIGKTEDDQNKMGVNRYLVHRLALATYKAKLPDEVTALYDALKLLLDIDLSHTNDTETVALAGAIEKRLYENKQGEEHLSAGILYYQRGYYLLNNRYHGINLAFMLDYRAQSSLCTTKDERIADLVNAKRIRKEVLLMCDKDWEQIKARQESAAMKDGLQRNDAYSLSQNKADKEQLFWILINRAEANFGLGDMDAYQKAVDDAGKMEHDEWMMDSLQEQIEKLKKMIQNQQLIEEEH, encoded by the coding sequence ATGGCTGACGATCAACAAAAAAGATGTTTTGTAGTAATGGGCTTTGGCACAAAAACAGACTTTGCTACGGGCCGTAAACTTGACCTTAATAAATCTTACCGCCTGCTGATAAAACCCGTAGTAGAAGCAAAAGGATTGGCCTGTGTGCGTGCAGATGAAATTGTATATACAGGTTCAATAGACGTGCAGATGTATATGGAACTGCTGAATGCCGACGTGGTAATCGCTGATATTTCTACCGCTAACCCCAATGCATTATACGAGCTGGGTGTGCGTCATGCACTACGGCCACGCACCACTATTGTGATCTCTGAAAATAAAATGCCCTACCCTTTTGACCTGAACCATATAAAAATAACCAGCTATGCGCACCTTGGTGATGCGATAGATTATGAAGAAGTGGAACGCTTTCGTAAAGTACTTACAGAAACGCTGGATGATGTTTTGCATATTGACGAACCGGATAGTCCGGTTTACACTTTTCTGCAATTAGACCCGCCATCTCTGAGGGAACAGATTGCGCATGCTGTGGAAGAAAAAAAGAGAGCGATTGAAGCCGCTGATGAATCTTACATCAACCCAAAAACATTAGCAGTGATAACAGAAGATGCAGAAGAAGCACTTGCCAAAAATGATTTTATTACGGCAAAGGCTTTGTTTAATTCTGCATTACTAATAGGTAAGACGGAAGATGATCAAAATAAAATGGGTGTTAACAGGTATCTCGTTCATCGTTTGGCGCTGGCCACCTATAAAGCTAAACTACCCGATGAAGTAACGGCGTTATATGATGCACTGAAATTATTACTGGATATAGATCTTAGCCACACCAATGATACAGAAACTGTGGCACTGGCAGGTGCTATTGAAAAAAGATTGTACGAAAACAAACAGGGCGAAGAACATTTGAGCGCCGGTATTTTATATTATCAGCGTGGTTACTATTTATTAAACAACCGCTACCATGGAATCAATCTTGCATTTATGCTGGATTACCGTGCACAGTCTTCCTTATGCACCACAAAAGATGAACGCATCGCAGATCTTGTAAATGCGAAACGCATACGCAAAGAAGTATTGCTTATGTGTGATAAAGATTGGGAACAAATAAAGGCAAGACAGGAAAGCGCAGCCATGAAAGACGGGCTGCAAAGAAATGATGCGTATTCTTTAAGTCAAAACAAAGCCGATAAAGAACAATTATTCTGGATACTTATAAACAGGGCCGAAGCTAATTTTGGTTTGGGTGATATGGACGCCTATCAAAAAGCAGTGGATGATGCAGGAAAAATGGAGCATGATGAATGGATGATGGATTCATTGCAGGAGCAAATTGAAAAGCTGAAAAAGATGATACAGAACCAGCAATTAATAGAAGAAGAACATTAA
- a CDS encoding polysaccharide biosynthesis/export family protein — MRKNRISITMPCYVIYLFIVFLTASCINTKNVVYFNNLPDSLKIQLDKLPVPDKTVQVNDVLEITIGGENETTVHYIQTYITGQPVLKATVDIAGNIELPKVGKIHVAGLLQEAAKDAITNAYKEYLIDPIVQVKLSSFHYTILGEVKAPGIFDVEAEKITLFEAIGKAGDLTPYAERENIKIIRDVNGEREVITLNMLDKAILNSPDYYIQRYDIIYVEPKNIKQVNENIQRFTPYISIISGLLAIIVLITRN, encoded by the coding sequence ATGAGAAAAAACCGAATCAGCATAACAATGCCATGTTATGTAATTTATTTGTTTATTGTATTCCTCACGGCTTCCTGTATCAATACTAAAAATGTAGTTTATTTCAACAACCTGCCTGATTCTTTAAAGATCCAGCTGGATAAATTGCCCGTTCCGGACAAAACCGTACAAGTGAATGATGTACTTGAAATAACCATAGGCGGTGAAAATGAAACAACTGTTCATTACATACAAACTTATATTACCGGACAACCCGTTTTAAAAGCAACCGTGGATATTGCAGGAAATATTGAATTGCCAAAAGTTGGAAAAATTCATGTAGCCGGCTTATTGCAAGAGGCAGCAAAAGATGCCATTACAAATGCTTACAAGGAGTATCTTATAGATCCGATAGTGCAGGTAAAACTCAGCAGCTTTCATTATACCATTTTAGGAGAAGTGAAGGCTCCAGGCATATTTGATGTTGAAGCAGAGAAAATAACACTGTTTGAAGCAATAGGTAAGGCAGGGGATCTTACCCCTTACGCTGAGAGAGAGAATATTAAGATTATCAGGGACGTAAACGGTGAAAGGGAAGTCATTACGCTTAATATGCTGGATAAAGCAATCCTTAATTCGCCGGATTATTATATACAACGATATGATATCATATATGTAGAGCCCAAGAATATTAAACAGGTTAATGAAAATATTCAACGTTTTACGCCCTATATCAGTATTATATCGGGATTGCTAGCAATTATTGTTTTAATCACCAGAAATTAA
- a CDS encoding FUSC family protein, whose product MDYIKEYKSFVNSHYLSEGIRITAGIVLPALVLNHFGLLSVGVVVSLGAMSVSITDNPGPIHHRKNGMVACIIINTIISLLTGFAAPHPFLLGLLIVAACFTFSMIAVYGNRANSIGVSALLVMVLNIDRSNEGWDVVLNAAYVFAGGVWYMLLSLLLYSFRPYKLVQQALGDCIMATADYLRTRAAFYEKEVDYEKTYQAMLQQQVVVHEKQNLVRELLFKSRDIVKESTNTGRTLLMIFTDIVDLFERTMTSYQDYKALHEAFNEEDILEHYRQLILELSNELDEIGIAVKSGNPSEETGLLSTHIKKTKTFFETFRDNKRTAENVDDFISLRHILNSIEDIAGRIHTLHLYTTYDRQLTKNMTRSADYDKFVTHQRVDLKLLKDNLSPESNNFRHAVRISTATLVGFIISMLFPVGHSYWILLTIIVILKPAYSLTRKRNYERLIGTICGAAIGLGILYFIKDNNILFPIMLLLMVGTYSLLRTHYMISVIFMTPYILLLFHLLSNINFETIIIDRVTDTAIGSAIAFFANLILLPAWEHEQINNYMSEAVKSNKNYFADIAVAFIGKPVTITTYKVSRKNAFVALANLSDAFTRMLAEPESKQKNIKPLHQFVVLNHMLTSHIATLSYYVKPLSEKYASSDFTPLISNTVGKLEDAVKIINEIPAENTVVDTVPQNAVQQRVENLLEKRRTELQQGITESETKKILSEIKPVADQFNFIANIATDIRKISLQLMEV is encoded by the coding sequence ATGGACTATATTAAGGAGTACAAAAGTTTTGTAAACAGTCATTACCTGAGTGAAGGTATACGCATTACTGCGGGCATTGTTTTACCCGCGCTGGTACTAAATCATTTCGGCCTGCTTTCGGTTGGTGTGGTAGTATCGCTTGGCGCTATGAGCGTAAGCATTACGGATAATCCGGGTCCTATTCATCACCGCAAAAATGGAATGGTGGCATGCATTATTATCAATACCATCATTTCGCTGCTTACGGGTTTCGCCGCACCACATCCTTTTCTGCTTGGCCTGCTGATAGTAGCAGCCTGCTTCACTTTTTCAATGATTGCTGTGTACGGGAACAGGGCTAACTCCATTGGTGTTTCTGCACTGCTGGTAATGGTACTGAATATTGACAGGTCTAATGAAGGATGGGATGTAGTACTCAATGCTGCTTATGTTTTTGCCGGTGGCGTATGGTATATGTTGCTGAGCCTCTTGCTCTATAGTTTTCGGCCATACAAGCTGGTGCAACAGGCATTGGGTGATTGTATAATGGCTACGGCAGATTACCTGCGCACAAGAGCAGCCTTTTATGAGAAAGAAGTAGACTATGAAAAGACTTACCAGGCCATGCTGCAACAACAGGTGGTGGTACACGAAAAACAAAACCTCGTAAGAGAATTATTATTTAAGAGCAGGGATATTGTAAAAGAATCTACCAACACAGGCAGAACATTGCTGATGATATTTACCGACATAGTTGATCTTTTTGAAAGAACTATGACCTCTTACCAGGATTACAAAGCCCTGCACGAGGCATTTAATGAAGAGGATATTCTGGAGCATTACCGGCAATTGATCCTGGAGCTTAGTAATGAACTGGATGAAATAGGTATTGCTGTAAAAAGCGGTAATCCATCTGAAGAAACAGGATTGCTTTCTACTCATATTAAAAAAACAAAGACATTCTTTGAAACATTCAGGGATAATAAACGCACAGCAGAAAATGTTGATGATTTTATAAGCCTGCGGCATATACTCAACAGCATTGAAGACATAGCAGGCCGCATACACACTTTGCATCTCTACACTACTTATGACAGGCAATTAACAAAGAACATGACCCGCTCGGCAGACTATGATAAATTTGTTACACATCAGCGGGTTGACCTGAAATTACTAAAAGACAATCTATCACCTGAATCAAATAATTTTCGCCATGCAGTAAGAATAAGCACTGCTACGCTTGTTGGTTTTATTATATCAATGTTATTTCCGGTTGGTCATAGTTACTGGATCTTGCTCACCATCATTGTGATCTTAAAACCCGCTTACAGCTTAACAAGAAAAAGAAATTATGAAAGACTGATCGGAACTATTTGCGGTGCAGCAATTGGCCTCGGCATTTTGTACTTTATAAAAGACAACAATATACTTTTCCCGATCATGTTATTACTGATGGTTGGAACATATAGTTTGCTGAGGACACATTATATGATCAGCGTGATTTTCATGACACCATATATACTGCTGCTCTTTCATTTACTAAGCAATATCAATTTCGAAACCATCATTATTGACCGTGTTACAGATACCGCTATTGGTTCTGCCATCGCCTTTTTCGCAAACCTGATACTGCTGCCGGCATGGGAGCATGAGCAGATCAACAACTATATGTCAGAAGCTGTTAAAAGCAACAAAAATTATTTCGCCGATATAGCAGTTGCATTCATTGGCAAACCCGTAACCATCACTACTTACAAGGTTAGCCGCAAAAATGCATTTGTGGCGCTCGCAAATCTTTCAGATGCGTTTACCCGCATGTTGGCAGAACCTGAAAGCAAACAAAAAAATATAAAGCCATTGCATCAGTTTGTAGTGCTCAATCATATGCTTACATCGCATATTGCCACGCTTTCTTATTATGTAAAACCACTTTCAGAAAAATATGCATCGTCAGATTTTACACCGCTGATCAGCAATACGGTTGGCAAGCTGGAAGATGCAGTGAAGATCATCAACGAAATACCGGCTGAGAATACTGTTGTTGATACAGTGCCGCAAAATGCTGTTCAGCAGCGGGTGGAAAATTTACTCGAAAAGCGGCGTACGGAACTACAGCAGGGCATTACAGAAAGTGAAACAAAAAAAATACTCTCCGAAATAAAACCTGTTGCAGACCAGTTCAATTTTATTGCCAACATTGCTACAGATATCAGAAAGATAAGTCTTCAGTTGATGGAAGTATAA
- a CDS encoding GumC family protein has product MSQHVSDNENGELVTQSSVQFDIKKFIYKLIGFLPWIIISVLISYTVAKLYLRYTPQLHRVAAFLLIKDNEESSPDYNVLRELGVITSSKEIQNQIDILQSYELSEDVVDSLNLQVKLNTVGRISSLPIYGNRSPVFIHVDKSDKIDFTPSSFQLYLESDSVVFISNNTRQAHRYNDTFLLSGKKVWFVRNHAVKADDNGYNLVLQDKHSMSVGLRAGITITKSHDPGGIVEIALLDQSAARAIDIINKLIETYNTAGVTDKNIVGFKTRRFLNDRVDSVAAELDALEKQGENFKKENKINDVSTIGGQYLSEAMNYDEKMAEQSGKFKLLESLEQFINSSKNYSDIIPSDNGIGDGTLADLIRAHNQDVVNYQEQIKISTEKDPLIGRIKNKINDDKQNILKNIASIRQGYDVTYKEISTRKNGFDALLYNLPEKEREYLKLKRQIGVKEQLYLYLLQKKEEIELSLNSTINNTRIVDSAFDQGIVSPKSDQVVMFALLVGVIVPIIIMLLLDFFDNKIADRKEIEAATNVPIIGELSFNSGVKNKVIHSKSRSSMAEQFRLIGTNLRYIAPDKTSKVILVTSFMSGEGKSFVSTNLSGSLSTGNARVLLIELDLRKPKLSKYLELQPKYGLTDYLVNAQPLEQVITKIEDFNNVDIITSGPVPPNPSELLMLPRLETLFEYARQRYQYIVIDSSPVGLVADAFLTGKFADVTLFILRHRYSHKTTLGYADRLYAEKKLNNLNIVVNGIKEQRGVGYTYGYGYGYGYGYGYGYGYGYGYKYGSGYYPEDEKPARGLKRFFSRKGKK; this is encoded by the coding sequence ATGAGTCAACACGTATCGGATAATGAAAATGGTGAGTTGGTAACACAATCCAGTGTCCAGTTCGATATAAAGAAATTTATTTACAAGCTAATCGGCTTTTTGCCATGGATCATTATTTCTGTGCTGATATCTTATACCGTGGCAAAACTTTATTTGCGTTATACTCCCCAGTTGCACCGTGTAGCTGCATTCCTGCTTATAAAAGATAATGAAGAATCTTCGCCCGATTATAATGTACTCAGGGAGCTTGGGGTTATCACCAGCAGCAAGGAAATCCAGAACCAGATCGATATCCTGCAGTCTTATGAATTGTCTGAAGATGTGGTAGATTCATTAAACCTGCAGGTAAAGTTAAATACCGTTGGCCGTATCTCTTCCCTGCCCATTTATGGCAACAGATCACCGGTTTTTATCCATGTTGATAAAAGTGATAAAATAGATTTTACACCCTCCTCTTTTCAATTATACCTGGAAAGTGACAGTGTAGTATTTATCAGTAATAATACCCGTCAGGCCCACCGTTACAATGATACGTTTCTGTTGTCGGGTAAAAAAGTTTGGTTTGTTCGAAACCATGCCGTTAAAGCCGATGATAATGGCTATAACCTTGTATTGCAGGATAAACATTCGATGTCTGTGGGATTGCGTGCAGGTATAACCATAACCAAATCCCATGACCCCGGGGGCATCGTGGAAATAGCGTTGCTTGATCAATCTGCGGCCCGGGCCATCGATATTATCAATAAGCTAATTGAAACGTATAATACAGCCGGGGTAACGGATAAAAATATTGTGGGGTTCAAAACACGCCGTTTTTTGAATGACCGGGTAGACAGTGTAGCTGCTGAACTGGATGCACTTGAAAAACAGGGAGAGAATTTTAAAAAGGAAAACAAAATCAACGACGTAAGCACCATTGGCGGGCAATACCTGAGTGAAGCTATGAACTATGATGAAAAGATGGCTGAACAGTCCGGCAAATTTAAACTGCTTGAGTCGCTTGAGCAGTTTATCAACAGTTCTAAAAACTATTCTGATATTATACCTTCTGATAACGGGATAGGAGACGGTACATTGGCTGATCTTATAAGGGCGCATAACCAGGATGTTGTAAACTACCAGGAACAAATAAAGATCAGTACGGAAAAAGACCCGCTTATCGGGCGGATCAAAAACAAGATCAATGATGACAAGCAAAACATCCTGAAAAATATTGCCAGTATCAGGCAGGGTTACGATGTTACTTATAAAGAGATCAGTACCCGTAAAAATGGTTTTGATGCCTTGTTATATAACCTGCCTGAAAAGGAAAGGGAATATCTAAAATTAAAAAGGCAGATCGGTGTAAAAGAGCAATTGTACTTATACCTTTTACAAAAAAAGGAAGAGATTGAATTATCGCTTAATTCAACCATCAACAATACCAGGATCGTTGACTCTGCTTTTGACCAGGGAATTGTTTCACCCAAAAGCGATCAGGTGGTCATGTTCGCTCTCCTGGTTGGTGTTATTGTACCGATTATCATCATGCTGCTGCTTGATTTTTTTGACAATAAAATTGCTGACCGTAAAGAAATAGAAGCTGCCACTAATGTACCTATCATTGGAGAACTTTCCTTTAACAGTGGGGTAAAAAACAAAGTGATCCATTCCAAAAGCCGGTCGAGCATGGCTGAACAATTCAGGCTTATCGGCACGAATCTCCGGTATATTGCCCCCGACAAAACATCCAAGGTTATCCTTGTCACTTCTTTTATGAGCGGGGAAGGTAAGAGCTTTGTTTCGACCAACCTCTCCGGCAGCCTGTCAACCGGCAATGCCAGGGTGCTTTTAATAGAACTTGATCTTCGCAAGCCCAAGCTTTCCAAATATCTTGAGTTGCAACCGAAATACGGACTTACCGATTATCTTGTAAATGCCCAGCCACTGGAGCAGGTGATTACCAAAATCGAGGATTTTAATAATGTGGATATCATCACCAGCGGGCCGGTGCCCCCCAACCCCAGCGAGTTATTAATGCTCCCCCGGCTGGAAACCTTATTCGAGTACGCCAGGCAGCGTTATCAATATATTGTTATTGACTCTTCTCCTGTAGGGCTTGTGGCTGATGCGTTTCTTACAGGGAAATTTGCCGATGTTACACTTTTTATACTGCGTCACCGGTATTCGCATAAAACAACACTCGGTTACGCGGACCGTTTGTATGCAGAAAAGAAACTGAATAACCTGAACATAGTGGTAAACGGTATAAAAGAGCAGCGAGGCGTAGGATATACTTATGGCTATGGGTATGGTTACGGCTATGGCTATGGATATGGATATGGTTACGGCTATGGTTATAAGTATGGTTCCGGTTATTACCCTGAAGATGAAAAGCCTGCACGTGGATTGAAAAGATTTTTTTCACGTAAAGGCAAAAAGTAA
- a CDS encoding UpxY family transcription antiterminator, with protein sequence MNASEKKWFAVYTKPRWEKKVNSILLLKGVASWCPVQKTERQWSDRKKIIEDPLFKSYVFVKINDDEKLTVLQTEGILNFVHFLGKPAVIKDEEIETIKSFLLEKDAKINIQSLQGFKEDDKVVIKHGIFMDNTGTVIRTAAKKIYVRLESLDQVMIVEFPANYAGHYFPLH encoded by the coding sequence ATGAATGCAAGTGAAAAAAAATGGTTTGCTGTTTATACCAAACCCCGGTGGGAAAAAAAAGTAAACAGTATTCTGCTGTTAAAAGGAGTAGCCAGCTGGTGTCCTGTACAGAAAACTGAAAGACAATGGAGCGACCGGAAAAAGATCATTGAAGACCCGCTTTTTAAATCGTATGTTTTTGTAAAAATAAACGATGACGAAAAGCTTACCGTTTTGCAAACAGAGGGCATACTCAACTTTGTTCATTTTCTTGGCAAACCCGCAGTCATAAAAGATGAGGAAATAGAAACCATCAAATCATTCCTGCTTGAAAAAGATGCAAAGATCAATATACAATCATTGCAGGGTTTCAAAGAGGATGATAAAGTGGTCATTAAACACGGTATTTTTATGGATAATACGGGAACTGTTATCAGGACTGCTGCTAAAAAGATCTATGTGCGGCTTGAAAGCCTGGACCAGGTAATGATAGTAGAATTTCCTGCGAACTATGCCGGACATTATTTCCCCCTTCATTAG